The DNA window CCTGCCCCGGCGTTCCAGGTGGGCGAGATAGTCGCGCTTCACGTCCGGCAGTCCGTACCCCTGCTGCTGACGGCGCCGGGCGCGCTTTGAGCTCTTCTTGCTCACGGCACGGCTACGTCCAGCACCTGCACCACCGTGCAGCCCTCGTGCCCGTGAATGCGCTCAACGTCCCCGCTGCAGCCGAAGAACCCGGTGCTGATCGGCTTGACCGGCCAGCGCATGGCGACCGCACCATCCGAGAACACCACACCCTCGGCGACGGTGCCGGTGCCGCTGCTGCCGGATACGTCTTCTGACCTGACCAGTTGGAATCGCTGCATGAGGCCTCCGGGAGGGAAAAGAGAGTCTGGTGTTGTGTCCCCGAAGGGAATGACCGCCGCGCATCGACGTTGCCAGGGGTGCCCGAACTTCCCCTCGCGGGGTCCCTCTGTCACGAGTTCTCGGTTAAGGCCTGTGCCTATTCGCTCGGCAGACGGTCATCAAAAAAACCCACCGCTCGGGGGCAGAGGGTGGATGGGAGCCCAACAAGAAAGGCACCCTGCGCGGGTGCCTCAACTCTTCTTGGACTCTACCAAAACGCTAGCAACTTTATTCCACTTCCACAAGTCCTAGTGGTCAATCCGTTGGGGGGCATGCATCATCCGATGCCTCACAGCCTGCTGGATAGGGTGACAGCATGACCACCCGGAGCGACTGGTCTGAAGCGATGCAGCCCCTCGCCGAGCGCTACGCCTCTGCCGTGCAGCTCGCGCACACCGAGATTACGGCAAGCGTGAGCGCCAACCCCGACCTCGTGGTGTTCGTCGCGCGGCGTGCCTCTCCCGGCGGACCGACCCGAGCGGGGAGTGTGGGGGTTTCGAAGCAGGCCATTGATGACTTCAAGGAGGCGGCGCTCGCGCAGGGGATGGAGCGGCTGCTCAAGTTGGTGCGGGAGGGGCTGCCGGAGTGGCCTGGCTCCGGTCCAGCGCCCGTGCTGGATCTGTTCACCACGAAGGGATTTGCCGGTCCGCAAGAGTAGGCTCGCCCCAGCGGGGGCCAGGGCGGGGACGAGCAGGGACTACAGCAGGGCATGTTCGCCTTAAAGGTAATTCGCCCGAAGACCATCAAACCCAGCATGTACGGGCGGGGCTGTCTGGATCCATTGACTGCGCGCGTCCTGCACCGTTCCGGCCACTGATCACCCAAATCTGGGAAGGCCCATACACGCGTTGGCAATCGCTGTCACATGGCGGAGGTCGGTGCCGCAGCAGCCACCGAGCACCGTGATCTGCGGCTGTACTTCAAGGAGCTTGCGGTAGAGCTGCCCGAGTTCGACTGGATCGCCTTGGTCAAGCTCGGTCATAGCATCGAGCTCCTTGTGACTGCAGCGCGAGGCATTTGCACGCACACCACGAATACGCCGTGTCCAGGCAGCGGGCTGATCCAGGACTGCTGCAAAGTGGTCGGGGTGAGCGCAGTTGATCATGAAATAGGCCGGATATCCGCCGGTCGCTGCATCAACTGCCTCCACGGCGTCCATCAAAAGGTCGCCCGTCGGCAGACGTCCGTCCGTCTCCACCGTGAACGAGATGACGACCGGCAGGCCGACCTTCTGCGCCGCCAGCGCGATTCCGGTCGCCTCGTTCACGTTCGTCATGGTGAGTGCCGAAAGCATGTCAACGCCAGCCGAGGCGAGCACACGTGCTTGGTGCCCGTGGTAGTCGGCCGCCTCCGTGACGCTCATGATCTGGCCGGGATCATAGCCGTCACCGCGGGGGCCGATGCAACCGCTGACGACGATCTCAAGCGTGTCGGTTGCGAACTCGGCTCTCAAGCGGTGCAACATCTCGATCGCAGCGATATTGAGCTGGTCGAGCTCAGGCTGGAGGAGTCCAAGCGGTTCCGCCCAGTCGGGGCTCGCTCGCCAGGTGAGGCTATCAAGGATGAACCCGGTGCCGAGCCTACGTGCAAGCTCCAGATAGGGGCGGTAATACGCCTCGAGTGCCGCGCGTCCCTCCACGGTGGCGACCAGTACGATCGAGGCAAAGTGGGGCAGATCGAGGCCGTGGTTGAACACAAGATCGGTCTCCAGTCCAGCGTCGGTCAGAACGAGGCGCTTGAGCTGAGGCAGCTGTCCTTTCATCTCATCCTCCACTTGTGGAACAGGGACTGAGCTACGCGATGAAGTATTGTATCCAGGCTTTCATCCAAGGGAAGAAAACCGAGTGAACCCCAGGGTCCTCACCCGGAGTCACGTCGCCCATCCCCGCCTGCTGGCGGGGGTTATTCGTTCCGGGGAGATGACGGCCAGCTTCACCAGCCATGGTTCTGGCAACTTGATCGACGAGCAGGACAGCGTTCGCGGGAAGGCCGCCTGAAGTTCAGGCTGCCCGCCGCACGACCTCATCCCAGACTTGCAGTGCATCCCTCAGGTGGCTTCGTCGCTTTAGGGCAGGCAGCCTGGTTCGGGCGTGCGGGTGGAGGTTCGAGACTCGGTCGTCCAGCACAAGGAATTCCTAGGTCCGTCGTTGCTTGAAGCCTGCTGATCCCTACATCACTCTGTCACGCCGCTTATGAAGGAAAACGCCGCTGGCGTTTGGGCAGGTGTGGATAAGTTGTGCAGCCCTCAATAGTGTGAATAACTGACGGGGATGTCAGCTTCCGCCGCCGATCTTTGAGCTTCGGTTTGAACTAAAGGCTTTGTAAGGATTACTACAAGCTTTTCCGTTTATGGGACGGCTCGCGTTCGTGGCATCGTCCGATGACGACAGAGGGGTGGATTTCCTCTCGGAAGGAAGGTTATGACCAATAAAACGAAGAGAGCTCTCTTGGTGCTGACACTGGCGCTTGCGCCCATGCCTGCCTTAGCTCAGGACACCAGTGGCACCACCGACACCACCACGAACGATGACAATCGCGGCTTTCCCTGGGGACTACTGGGCCTGATTGGTCTCGCTGGTCTTGCCGGGCGCCGCCGTGAGGAACCCCGCGTGGTCAGCACTACCAGCACGACCCAACGCTGAATCCCTGCTGTTCTGAACTGGGGTGGCTTGCGCCACCCCCTTTGTCTGGCCCCTAGGATGAATATGAACCGGGGACGAACCCAACACACAGGAGTTCACTCATGCTGATGGTTCCCCCCACCCTCCTCCTCGTCTGGCTGATGGGCCTGCTCTCCCTCGCCCTGCTGGGCGGCAGCGCCTGGTTGATCTGGGAGTGGTACGACAACTGGGCCCTGAATCTGCCCGCTGACCGCCGCCTGCTCATCGCAGGCCTGCTCCTGCTCGCCCTCGCCCTGCTTGGACGTTTCCTGGTCACGCCCTTCCTGGGCCGCCGCCCTAGGAAGGGCGAGGAGGACATGCAGCCTCTCCCCGGGGGCACCGTTCACCGGCTCACCCGTCCCGACGGCGCCGTTCTGCATGTCGAGTCGTACGGCCCCCAGGACGTCCCCGTCCTGCTGTTCACCCACGGGTGGGGCCTGAGCCGGGCGGAATGGTTCTACGCCCAGCGTCACCTGGCCGGACGGTACCGGCTCCTGCTGTGGGATCTGCCCGGCCTGGGGCAGTCCAGTCCCCCCCGGGACCGCAACTACGACTTGGAGCGGCTGGCGGGTCACCTAAAAGCGGTGCTGGATTTGGCAGGTGGGCAGCGGGTCGTCCTCTGCGGGCACAGCATCGGCGGGATGATCACCCTGACCTTTTGCCGCCTGTTTCCGGAGATGCTCTCGCAGCAGGTGGTGGGGCTGGTGCTGACCCACACCACGCCGACCAATCCCGTCCGTACGGCCTGGGGGGCGCCGGTGCTGCGCCGCCTCCAGGAACCCCTGCTCCGTCCCCTGTGCTGGTTGACCATCGCCCTGTGGCCGCTGGTGCGGGTGATGAACCTGCTGGCCTTCCTGAATGGCCTGTCACACCTGGGGAACCACGTCATGCAGTTCGGGGGGACAGAAACCCGGGGCCAGTTGGACTTCGTGGTCCAGCATGACCTGCGGGCGAACCCGGCGGTGGCGGCTCGGGGCATGCTGGGGATGATGCGGTACCAGGCGCTGGACGTCCTGCCCACCCTCCGGATCCCGGTCCTGGTGATTGCTGCGGACCGGGACAAGGCAACCCTGCCCGAGGCGTCCGACGTGATCACGAGGGAGGCACCTCAAGTTGAGGAGGTCACGCTGGCCCCGGCGGGGCACCTGGGGTTGCTGGAGCAGCACGGGGGCTGGCTGGGGGCCGTCAGTGCGTTCGCGGACAAGCACCTCTGGCAAGGCCGCGGAGGACGAGCTAGAGCCGTCCTTCGGGAGAATCGAGCTGAATAATTTGACTTCGTGTGTATTCGACGCTATCTTAGAGAAATCAAGGGCGACCACGAGTCGCCCTTCTTCTTCGCCCGCCCCTGACGTACGCCGGTCGGCGGTGAACAAGCGAGAAGGACCCAAGCGTCGGTCGAGGCCCTGGCAAAGCCGCCTCCCACGCCCGGTGGCTCAGCCAGCCACCTCAGGTCTTTCCGGTGAAGGGAGGCGTCCACCTTGCTCAAAACGGACGCGCGAGCGGGCCGGTTGCAGGCCCCAGACGGGTTCGAGCCCCGTCACCCGCATCCCTCAGGTGACCCTCGCGGTCGCCTCTTTTTGTTTCCAACCGAGTTAACGAAAGCGCCCCTCCAAGAGGAAGGGGCAATCGGGATTAGTGGTTGCGGTTACCGATGGGTCCCGGCAGGACGATTATACCGGGGTCTTGTCCATATCCAGGTCCAGAGCCCAAAATCAAGGTCCGGGTCAATTGCTTCCAGTTGCCCAGTCGCACGAGCTGCGGTGAGGTGTACGTCTTCACTGCCGGCATTGTCACCTCTTAGGAAGGATGAGGGCTTGCTTCCGATCGCGATCTTAGGGACCCTTGCAGTTTGAGCGAGCGCTCCTGATGTCCTATGGTAGCAAGATTAAGCCCTTGTCATCGAATTTAATTAAATGGGGGGTCAATGAAAGCGCCCCTCCAGATCAGGAAGGGCGTTGATCAGTCGAGTTGTTGAGACTCACGCGAGGCGGGGCTGGCGGGCCAGGAGCAGGACCTTGATGCGCTGGAGCAGGTTCTCGCGCTCGTTCTGTCCTTGAGCGGCGCGGGCATCGCGGTCGCGCTGAGCTTCGGCTCGGAGTTCCTGGGCGCGGTCCTGGGCGGCGTGGAGATAGGCGTTCATCTTCGTCTCCTTTCGCCGCTCGGTGTCTCCGCTCGGCTGTCCTTATGGTGCCGGGAGAGACCCTTTTTCCACATCAGCTGAGTGCGCACTCCCTTCTATGCCGAACGGCTCACGCACATGGCGCGACCAAACTCTTTTAGTGCGCCCCCGCCAGTACCGCTTTCGCGTACCGTAGCGGCCCCTCCGCGCCCTCATCCCGCAGCTGCACTGCAAGCGTCAGGACCGCCACTGCGTAC is part of the Deinococcus apachensis DSM 19763 genome and encodes:
- a CDS encoding WGxxGxxG family protein, whose amino-acid sequence is MTNKTKRALLVLTLALAPMPALAQDTSGTTDTTTNDDNRGFPWGLLGLIGLAGLAGRRREEPRVVSTTSTTQR
- a CDS encoding homocysteine S-methyltransferase family protein, with protein sequence MKGQLPQLKRLVLTDAGLETDLVFNHGLDLPHFASIVLVATVEGRAALEAYYRPYLELARRLGTGFILDSLTWRASPDWAEPLGLLQPELDQLNIAAIEMLHRLRAEFATDTLEIVVSGCIGPRGDGYDPGQIMSVTEAADYHGHQARVLASAGVDMLSALTMTNVNEATGIALAAQKVGLPVVISFTVETDGRLPTGDLLMDAVEAVDAATGGYPAYFMINCAHPDHFAAVLDQPAAWTRRIRGVRANASRCSHKELDAMTELDQGDPVELGQLYRKLLEVQPQITVLGGCCGTDLRHVTAIANACMGLPRFG
- a CDS encoding alpha/beta fold hydrolase, with the protein product MLMVPPTLLLVWLMGLLSLALLGGSAWLIWEWYDNWALNLPADRRLLIAGLLLLALALLGRFLVTPFLGRRPRKGEEDMQPLPGGTVHRLTRPDGAVLHVESYGPQDVPVLLFTHGWGLSRAEWFYAQRHLAGRYRLLLWDLPGLGQSSPPRDRNYDLERLAGHLKAVLDLAGGQRVVLCGHSIGGMITLTFCRLFPEMLSQQVVGLVLTHTTPTNPVRTAWGAPVLRRLQEPLLRPLCWLTIALWPLVRVMNLLAFLNGLSHLGNHVMQFGGTETRGQLDFVVQHDLRANPAVAARGMLGMMRYQALDVLPTLRIPVLVIAADRDKATLPEASDVITREAPQVEEVTLAPAGHLGLLEQHGGWLGAVSAFADKHLWQGRGGRARAVLRENRAE